One region of Streptomyces leeuwenhoekii genomic DNA includes:
- a CDS encoding DUF5326 family protein, translating into MREIFAGLPWWVKWIAVPVIALVVFGGLIASVVGFLVGLLFKVLVFVALVGGLIYVVRKFTTRSSSRSDW; encoded by the coding sequence ATGCGAGAGATCTTCGCGGGACTGCCGTGGTGGGTGAAGTGGATCGCGGTGCCGGTCATCGCCTTGGTCGTGTTCGGCGGGCTGATAGCCAGCGTGGTGGGTTTCCTGGTCGGGCTGCTCTTCAAGGTGCTGGTCTTCGTCGCGCTGGTCGGCGGTTTGATCTACGTCGTGCGGAAGTTCACGACGCGTTCCTCGTCCCGCAGCGACTGGTGA